The Raphanus sativus cultivar WK10039 unplaced genomic scaffold, ASM80110v3 Scaffold1871, whole genome shotgun sequence genome has a window encoding:
- the LOC130504894 gene encoding polygalacturonase At1g48100-like — protein MIMRKSLRLRSITMMMLIAALVWSVTLETCIARRGRHWRHNNRRSSDLFDSLSSKKPKNHGNSHHSSHNNINSHHHKSKPKPKPKLITPPKADDNNSPVVSRLPKVQPPSLPPLDESQVFNVMDFGAKGDGKCDDTKAFEAAWAAACKVEASMMIIPPEYTFLVGPISFSGPYCEPNIVFQLDGTIIAPTDSKSWGKGLMWWIDFTKLIGIKVQGKGVIDGRGSGWWQQDYPFIDGETKLIVPLNNSVNHQNPPESEFDLKMPSIKPTALRFYGSVGVEVSGITIQNSPQCHLKFDNCGDVLVHDMTVSSPGDSPNTDGIHLQNTRDVLIHSTTLSCGDDCISIQTGCSNVYIHNVNCGPGHGISIGSLGKDSTKACVSNITVRDVAMHNTMTGVRIKTWQGGVGSVKGILFSNIQLNEVQLPIVIDQFYCDHTTCKNQTSAVAVEGVTYERIKGTYTVKPVHFACSDDFPCVDVQLSAIELKPVQERYHMYDPFCWQTFGELNTPTLPPIDCLQIGKPARNRVQSDHEAC, from the exons atgataatgaGGAAAAGTCTAAGGCTGAGAAGCATTACGATGATGATGCTAATAGCCGCTTTGGTCTGGTCTGTAACCCTAGAGACTTGCATAGCTAGAAGAGGAAGACACTGGAGACATAACAACCGAAGATCCTCTGACTTGTTTGATTCCTTGTCAAGCAAGAAACCGAAAAACCATGGGAACAGTCACCACAGCTCTCACAATAACATCAACAGTCATCACCACAAGtctaaacctaaaccaaagCCAAAGCTGATAACGCCGCCAAAAGCTGACGACAATAACTCTCCGGTGGTTTCACGACTACCAAAAGTCCAACCACCGTCCCTTCCGCCGCTAGATGAATCTCAGGTCTTCAATGTGATGGATTTTGGTGCAAAGGGTGATGGCAAATGCGATGACACTAag GCGTTTGAAGCGGCTTGGGCAGCTGCTTGCAAAGTGGAGGCATCGATGATGATCATACCACCTGAATACACTTTCCTTGTCGGTCCAATCTCATTCTCTGGTCCTTATTGTGAACCAAACATTGTGTTTCAG CTTGATGGTACAATTATAGCTCCAACGGATTCAAAGTCATGGGGAAAAGGGTTAATGTGGTGGATTGATTTCACAAAGCTGATAGGAATCAAAGTACAAGGGAAAGGTGTGATTGATGGAAGAGGCTCTGGTTGGTGGCAACAAGATTACCCTTTCATCGATGGTGAAACCAAACTCATCGTCCCCTTGAACAACTCTGTTAATCACCAAAACCCTCCAGAAAGtgagtttgatttgaaaatGCCAAGCATCAAACCAACG gCGCTAAGATTCTATGGGAGTGTTGGTGTGGAAGTGTCTGGTATAACGATCCAAAACAGTCCTCAATGTCACCTCAAATTCGATAACTGCGGAGACGTTTTGGTACATGACATGACCGTTTCTTCACCTGGTGACAGTCCAAACACTGATGGGATTCACCTCCAGAACACTAGAGATGTCCTCATTCACAGCACAACACTCTCTTGCG GAGATGATTGCATCTCGATCCAAACTGGTTGCTCTAACGTATACATACACAACGTGAACTGTGGACCGGGTCATGGTATCAGCATCGGTAGCCTCGGCAAAGACAGCACAAAAGCATGCGTCTCGAACATAACAGTGCGAGACGTGGCCATGCACAACACGATGACAGGGGTCAGGATCAAGACGTGGCAAGGAGGAGTAGGATCAGTGAAAGGGATACTCTTCTCGAACATTCAGCTCAACGAAGTCCAGCTTCCGATAGTGATAGACCAATTCTACTGCGACCATACCACGTGCAAGAACCAGACGTCAGCGGTTGCAGTCGAAGGAGTGACTTACGAGAGGATCAAAGGCACTTATACCGTGAAACCGGTTCATTTCGCCTGCAGTGATGACTTCCCCTGCGTAGATGTGCAGTTGTCTGCAATAGAGCTTAAACCGGTTCAAGAACGGTATCATATGTATGATCCTTTTTGTTGGCAGACGTTTGGTGAGCTCAACACTCCTACTCTTCCTCCTATTGATTGTTTGCAGATTGGGAAGCCAGCAAGAAACAGAGTTCAGTCTGATCATGAAGCTTGTTga